CCCGTATCCAAACATCGCCCAATGCCCCAACTGGCCGAGCATACGCCGCCACACGTCTTCCTCCGTGTGCGGTTTGCCACCCAGAAAGCGGTAGAAATCGGGGTGTTGGTGCAGGGCCGCGGCCGCTGGCAGGTCGCTAGGCTGTGGGCCACGCAGCAGCAGATCGGGTGTTTCGAGTGGGGGCACCAGCGGAGCAGGCGCATCACGTAAGGATAGCATGGACAATGGGCAGAATTTGTTGGGATAGTTAGCAGGTAATTCTAGAACTGAAGATACGATGAAGGCCACTATGCCTGGCGCCGCCGAAAGCGCACCTTTATTTCCTGCCGGGGTCGGAGCGTAATCATCGGCAATAGATCAATGGGCGGCTGAGCTACCGCTTCGATATCAAAACGACGCAGCATTTCCAGGAGCACCAGCTGCATTTCGGTGAGGGCAAACTGATTGCCGATGCACAGCCGCGGACCACCGCCAAATGGTATGTACGCATAGGGCGCTTGTTGTCGAATCTGGTCGGGGCCAAAGCGCTCGGGGCGGAAGGATTCGGGCTCGTCCCAGAGCTTGGCGGAGTGGTGAATACCATACAGATATCCTGATATGAGGGTGCCTTTCGGTAATTCTAATCCGTTGTAGGTATCATCCTCCTGAGCCACACGGTCCAGAATCCAGGCGGGCGGGTACAGGCGCATAGTTTCCTGAATGACTTGCAGCGAATAGCCTAAGCTGGGCAAATCGGCGAAGGTGGCGGGCCGGTCGCCGAGCACTTGGGTCATTTCGGTGCGCAGCTTTGCTACTACTTGCGGGTGCTGAGCCAGCAAATACCACATCCACGACAACGCATTGGCCGACGTTTCGTGGCCCGCTACCAAAATTATGGCGGCCTCGTCGAGCACTTGCTCTTCGGTCATCGGCTCGCCATTGTCTTCGTAGCGCGCATCGAGCAGCATTTGTAATAGGTCATCGGGCGGCGGACCGCTGGTTTGCTTTCGCCGCCGGATGTAGCCGCGCACAATATCCCGCAGCTCGGCCGCCAGCTGGTCGTGGTGCTGAAATTGCCCCCTAGCGTGCTGCCAAGGCCGCAGATACGGCTGCCGAACGGTGCGGACGTAAAAAGCTTGAATAGCAGTTAGCAACTCGGCCATTCTGTGCAGTTGAGCTTCCGCCAAGCTATTACTAAACACCGAGCGCGCAATAATCCGAAACGCCGTCGTGGTCATGAGCTCATGCACGGCCACTTCTACATAGCTGCCCGGCTGGCTCAACTGGCGCTCCAGCGGCTCCAAGCACTCATTTATCTCGGCTTGCATCAGCGTAACCAAGCTGCTGATGCGCTGCCGATGGAAGCCCGGCTGAATCAGGCGGCGCTGCTGGAGCCAATAGCTGCCTTCGCTGGTGAGCAGGCCATGACCAAGGTAGCGCGCCACCCCGTGCGACAGTTCGGACTTGGGATAGTTGCGGTGGTTTTTCTGCAACATGTGCTGCACCAAACCAGGGTCGCGGGTGAGCACAGTGCGCCGAATGCCCCCCAGATACACTACAATAGTGTCGCCGTACGTATCCAGGTAGCCATTGAGCACCGGAATTGGATTGGCCGCCAGCGTAATAGAGTTGCGCAACGACTGTAGGCGCGGCACCTCGGGCAGCTTTTTAGCGACCGGTTGAGAAATAGCAGACATACACGAACGGGTTAAGCCGACTTCAAATTACACCTGTCTTGGCTTTTCTGGTTACAGAAAATAAGTGAATGCTCTCGCCTCGTAAGTCGCCGTTTTTAGTTCGCTGGGGGGCTTTTTGGCGAAGAGTAACACAAAACCCTACGCCCTGCGTACACCATCTCAACGGTACCCACCACGTGGCGCTGCCGTTGCCGCTCCTAATTATCTCCAAAAACCAAACACTTCCTCCCTATGTGGATTCAGCAAAAACCCGGCACTCCTGCCCCACTCGATGAGCTACAAGGCCGCACCGTAGGTCTAAAATTTGAGTGCAACCACTGCAACACCGAAGTTTTCACCGACCTGATCGGCGTACCGGCTCCCGATTTGCTGGCCAACTCCATGGAAGACGACGGCCAATTTGAAACCGAGGAAATCAAGTGCCCCGGCTGCGATATGGTGCATGCTATCACCGTGCGCAGCACCTTCGAAGGCGTGCAGTTTGATGTGTCGGAAGTGAAGCCCGAAAGCGTGAGCTACCAGATTGCTGAGCCCGAAGTATAGCCATCAGTACCCGTCGGGGGCAATCTTCAATGGGTCTTTACACAATACATTTTCAGGCCTGATGGCTGCTTACATGGCAGTCGTCAGGCTTGTTGTTTGAAGCCTTGTCTGACCTCGGGATTCATCCTATTGCGCTTTTTCTCTATTAAATAAACGAATGAAAGCTTTCATTTTCGATCTGAACGGTACCATGATCCACGACATGGAGTACCACACCCGCTCGTGGCAATCCTTGCTCAACAATGACCTGGGGGGCAATTTTACCTGGGATGAGGTCAAAACCCAGATGTATGGTAAGAATCAAGAGCTGCTGGTGCGGGTGTTTGGCCCCGATAAGTTCACGGCGGCAGAAATGGAAAGCTTATCTCTGGAAAAAGAAAAGCGCTACCAAGAGGAGTACCGTCCACACTTGCAGCTGCTGCCCGGCTTACCTGAGTTTCTGGCCGCCGCCCACCAGCGCGGAATTCCAATGGCCATCGGCTCGGCGGCCATTCCGTTCAACATCGATTTTGTGCTGGATAACCTCCACATCCGCCACTACTTCACGGCCGTGGTCAGTGCCGCCGATGTCACGCTGAGCAAGCCCCACCCCGAAACGTTCCTGAAAGCGGCCGAGCAGCTGGGCGCGGCGCCCGCCGATTGCCTCGTGTTTGAAGACGTGCCCAAGGGCGTAGAAGCCGCTAAAAACGCGGGAATGAATGCAGTGGTCCTCACCACCACGCACGAAGAATCAGAGTTTGCGGATCTACATAACGTCCTCCACTTCGCCGCCGACTTCCACGACCCGTTTATGCAAACCCTGCTAGACTAGGCGTTACAAGCCTATTTCTCCCGTTCGATCGTGTAATTGATCAGCTGCTCCAGCGACACGCGCGAAGGCGACTCCGGGAATGTGCGCAGAATGGTTAGCGCCTCGTCGCGGTAACGTTCCATCACCTGCACAGCGTATTCGAGGCCACCGGTTTTCTTCACAAACTCGATTACGGCCTGCACCCGGTCTTTGCGGCCGTCGTTGTTTTTGACGTTAAAAATGACGCGGCGCTTGGTCAGCCAATCGACCTGCTGCAGGGAATAGATGAGCGGCAGCGTCATCTTTTTCTCCTTGATATCGATGCCCACGGGCTTGCCGATTTCGTCGGTGCCAAAGTCGAACAGGTCGTCTTTGATCTGGAAAGCCATACCTACTTTTTCCCCGAAAAGCCGGGCCCGCTCAATCGTTTCCTTATCGGCCCCAGCCGAGGCAGCGCCCACGGCGCAGCAGGAAGCGATGAGCGAAGCCGTTTTTTGGCGGATGATGTCAAAGTACACGTCTTCGGTAATATCGAGGCGGCGGGCTTTCTCAATTTGCAGCAGTTCACCTTCGCTCAGCTCCCGCACCGCGTTATTTACGATTTTGAGCAGGTCGAAATCGTCGTGCTCCAAAGCCAACTGCAAGCCGCGGGATAGTAAATAATCGCCTACAAGTACGGCAATCTTGTTTTTCCAGAGCGCATTAATGGAAAAGAAGCCGCGGCGGTAGTTGCTTTCGTCCACCACATCATCGTGCACGAGGGTAGCCGTGTGCAGCAGCTCAATAAGTGCCGCACCCCGAAAGGTAGCTTCCGGCAGTGGGTCGCCGCCGCTGATTTTGGCCGTGAAGAACACGAACATCGGGCGCAGCTGCTTGCCTTTGCGCTTAATGATGTAGCCCATGATCTTGTCGAGCAGCAGTACTTTGGTCTGCATCGAAGCCCGGAATTTGCGTTCAAATTCCTCCATTTCGGCCGCTATCGGGGCCTGTATCACGTCGAGCGTTCCTTTCATGCGGGGCATTGGGCGCTGCAATGATACGCGGCTGCCGCCCAGTTTCCTAACTGGCTACCGCGGCGCTGTTCTTGCGCTTTGTTCATTCCAACTCTGTGGGGGGCAAATTTCGTAGCTTACTTTTGCTTCTCTACTTAATCGGTACCAAAATGCCCCCCAGCCTCTCTCCTACCGGCGTTGAGTTCCTGTTAACCTGCTCCCGCCACAGCCGGCCTTTTGCCGCTGATGCCCGCTTTCTGCCCGATGGCCAGCCTAAGCCGGTAGTCGTGTTTGTCCATGGCTTTAAAGGCTTCAAAGATTGGGGCCATTTCAACGTGCTGGCCGACTACTTTGCGCGCCAGGGCTTTGTGTTTATCAAGCTCAACCTCTCGCACAACGGCATTGTGCCCGGCGGCACCGGCGACCTGGAAGACCTGGAAGCCTTTGGCAACAACAATTTCAGCCTGGAACTGGACGATCTGGGCGCATTGCTCGACAGTCTTTATTGGCACGGCGAAGCGCCCATTCCAGCCCCTGAGATGGATTTGAGTCGCCTATTTCTGGTGGGTCACAGCCGGGGCGGCGGGCTAGCTATGCTGAAGGCAGCCGAAGATGCGCGCGTGCGCGCCGTAGCCGCTTGGGCGCCTATCAGCGACATTGATCAGCGCTGGTCGGAGGAGGTGATGAAGCGGTGGCAAGCCGAGGGCGTGCAATACATCGACAACACCCGCACTGGTCAGCGCATGCCGCTGTACTATCAGCTGGTTGAAGATTTTCAAGCCAATAAAGAACGGCTGGATATCCCAGGGAATGTGCGTGAAAAGCTGAGCCAGCCACTCCTTATCCTCCACGGCGACGAAGACGAAACCTTGCCCGTAACAATGGCCCACAACTTAAAGAGTTGGAAACCCGACGCCGAGCTGGTTATTCTGCCCGGCGCTGGCCATATGTTTGGTGGCAAGCACCCCTGGGATGAGGACCAGTTGCCAACCCTAGCGCAGGAAGTCGCCGACCGTACGATAGCCTTCTTCCAGGGCATTAAATAGCTTGGCCTCCATCCAGAATCATACGGCTTACCTTCTGCTCGGCAGCAACCTCGGCGACCGAGCCGCCACATTACGCGCCGCCGTGCAGCAACTCAACGAGTTGGCTGGGACGATATCTTCTACGTCATCTCTTTACGAAACCGCCGCGTGGGGCTTGGAGCAGCAGCCTGCCTTTCTGAACCAAGCAGTGCAGCTTCGCACAAATTTGCCCCCCGAAGTATTGCTGGATGTCTGTCTGCACGTGGAGCAACTGGCTGGCCGAGAACGGCGCGTGCGCTGGGATGCGCGCACCTTGGATGTAGATATTCTGCTGTATGATGAGTTGGTCCTGGATTCGTCCAGGCTAGTGGTTCCTCACCCGGCCTTGCCCCAACGGCGTTTTGCCTTGGTGCCGCTAGCTGAAATTGCTGCGACGACCGTGCATCCAGTGTTTGGGCAAACAGTAACCGAACTGTTGGCAGCTTGCACCGATGTGTTGCCTGTGACACAGTATTATACCTCTGAGGCTAACTAGCGCAAAAACTCAGATGAGAAAAGACGCGCTACAAGTATGCAGCGCGGCTTTTCTCATCTAAAGCTAATCAACTGTTTATACAGCCGAACTGGCAGCCACCTGGGGGGCAATTTTCTTGACTAAGCCCTGCAATACTTTACCCGGTCCGCACTCTACGAATTCCGTAGCGCCGTCCTGCGCCATCTGTTGAATGAGCTGGGTCCAGCGTACAGGAGCGGTCAATTGGCGCACGAGGTTTTCGCGAATTTCGTTAGGGTCACGGTGCGGGGCAGCGTCTACGTTTTGGTACACCGGGCAAATACCAGCCGCGAAAGGTGTCGTTTCGATGGCGCGGGCCAAGGCAGCTTCCGCCGATTGCATAAGCGGAGAGTGAAAAGCCCCCCCGACGCTTAAGGGCAGCGCACGCTTGGCACCAGCCGCTTTCAACTGCTCGCACGCAATCGTGATGCCCTGCTGAGTACCCGAAATAACCAGCTGACCGGGGCAGTTAAAGTTGGCAGCAACCACGATATCGCCTTTTTGGCTGATTTCCTGACAGATGCGCACCACTATGTCATCATCCAAACCCAGAATCGCGGCCATGGTGCCAGGTTGTTCTTCACAGGCCGCTTGCATGGCCTGCGCCCGCTGTGCCACTAGTTGCAGCGCATCCTCAAACTTCAGCACCTTAGCCGCCACCAGCGCCGAAAACTCGCCCAACGAATGACCAGCTACCATACTGGGAACTAGTTCTGGGAGGCTCGCGGCCAAGGCCACCGAGTGCAGAAAAATGGCTGGCTGGGTGACATTGGTTTGGCGCAGATCTTCGTCGGAGCCAGTGAACATGATATCGGTGAGGCGAAAGCCCAGGATGTTGTTGGCTTGGTCGAATAACTGGCGTACGGCTGGCTGCTGCTCGTAAAGGTCGCGGCCCATACCGCTAAACTGACTACCCTGGCCGGGAAAAATGACTGCTTTCATAAAGCGCGGTTTGAAGCGATATTTGGAATTAGTTGGGTTTAATGAGGGGCTTCGCAGCCAACTCAACGGTCGCGCAAGCTGCACAAATTGAGTGGTAAGCCCAAAAAAGCCCCCCAGCAACTGTTTTTACGGCCTACCAGAAATGAACAGGGCGAACCTGCTGGCTCGCCCTGTAAATAAACACCTTATGGAAAAGGAAATCAGCGCGTGATTTCCACCCAGCCTTTGTAGGTCCGCTTGGTGCTGTTGAAATCGGCGAATTCCACCTCCGCAATGTAGTAGTACACGCCTTCGGTCAGTTTCACGCCCGCTTTACCTTCGGTCGCGTTGCTGGTGCCTTCCCAGTCAATCAACGGCTTCTGGTCGCTTTCATACACCTTCACGCCCCAGCGGTTAAAGGCTTGGAAACGCGTGCGGCGGATCGGGCTCGCTACTTTCGGCCGGAACGTGTCGTTGCGCTGGTCGGCGTTGGGCGTGAAGATGTTGGGCAACACAAAAAACAAGCAGTTGTCTTTGCACTCGATATTACTGAGTGCACTGCGGTTGCCGACCGCATCCACAGCCTGAATGGCATAGCAGCCCGCAAAGGTGGCCTTGCCGGGCCGGTTGGGCCGATCCCGATCCAATCGGTCCACGTAGCTCTGCTGCGTCACCGAGTCGATGGCCACGAGCGGTCCTTCGGGCGTTTCCCGATACAGAATCCGGTAGTAGGCGATTTCGCGGCTGCAATCGGCGGGCGTATTGCCTAGCGTCCAGCGCAGCTTGTTGCTGTATACCTGATTAGGTGCCGGGAAGCTCGGCAGCGCCGCCAAGCTGTCGCAGTTGGTTTGCACCAGCGTCAGCACCGGCGGACACGGCACCGTATTGAGGGCAATGCACTTCTCCTGGCTCTTATTTAACAGGGGGTCGGGAATATCCGGGTTGCTGTACGTGCCGTTGGTTTCCACATAATAGCAGTATACCTGGCCTTTGCGCAAGGGCTGCGCCGTCGTCCCCTGATCGACAAAGGTGCCCCCCGTCGCCGTGCCCGTCACGGTGCCCACCGGCACAAACGCACTGCCCGGCGCAGGGTCCCGCCGATAGATAGTCGTGGGCCGCAGCGCATTATTCCACGGCACCGTGTAGGTCCAGTTCAGCGTAATGCGGTTCAGATTCGGGTTTGAGACATCGGCCGTGCCTTCCAGCCGCACGCTGGAGGCAGTAGAGGTTTCCGTCAGCACGGCCGAGCCGGGTCCGGCCACGGCGTTGCTAAAGAATTCCAGCCGGTAGGTGAAGGTGTTAGCCAACGTGTTTATACCTGTATCCACAAACGAGAGCTCGTCCAGGTTATTGGTGGTGAAGACCACCGTCGGCGTGCCCGTACCAACTGAACGGAGCAGGCGGTAGCCTACAGGCGGCAGGAAACCGCTTTGGCTGAAGGGCTTGGTCCAACGCACCGTAATGGCGCCGTTGGTGGCATCCGTCCGATCGACGGTCACATTAGTCAGCACGGCGCTGCGGCCTTGCAGATTCAGGCACACCTCGGCCGAGGCAATGCTGGCCCCGCCTTTGGGCCGCGGAAACTCGGCGTAAATCCGGTAGCAATAGTTTTTGCCCCGCTCCAAGCCCAGGCCGCCCCGGTCATCCCGAAAAATATCCGTGCCGACGGGCACCGATCCGACCTGCACAAAACCGGAGGAAGCTGGAATACCAGTCTCGCACGGGCCCGGCGTGAAATTAGAGGGGCCTTCTTTCCGATAAATGAGAATTCGACTAGCATTACTGCACGTATACCGGTCCCAAGTCAAAATGGCCGTATTGCCTTCGCCCCGCACCCCTAAGTTCTGGGGCGGCGGCCCCACGACCGTAATGCGCCACGCCTTCTCATCAATTAAGACGGTGCCCGAGGGCGGAATATCGTCGGCTTTGAAAACCACGGTATAGGGATCGGACGCCACATCCGTACACTGGGGCGTCCAGCGAAACGTGCCACTGGCCTGCGGGGGCCCCGTGGCATTCTGCACAAAGGTGGCCGGCGGGAAAATGCCCCCGAAGGCCGCTAGTGTTATCTTATCATTATTCGGGTCCGTGGCCGTCACGCTGGCCGTAATGGGCGTACCGGCAATCACGCACAGGTCTTGCGGAATGGTAATCGTAGGCCGCAGATTATTCGTGGGTTCCACCAGGATCTGCATATCCCGGATTACCTCCCCAATCAAGCGGGCGGGCCCCGTACCGGTTCGGCGGTACTCTAAGACGGCAAAGGCAAAATTATAGAGCCCTACTCGATTGGGGGCATTCCAGACAATCTGCCCCGTTCGTCGGTCCTGCGTGAAGGTGGATTGCCCGCCCCCAGGGTCATTCAGATAGGGCACCTGCACTCCACGTGGTGGGGTCAGGTGAGGGAAAACATAATTATTAGTTACTGTCGGCCGGGGCTGGCATTTATCTATATCAACCGTTCCAGGTACTCCACCGGCAACTTGCTGGCTGGGGCGCAGTTCAAATACCAAGGAGTCCCCATCGGCATCCGAGGCAGCCGGATTATGCAGCCATACCTGATTGACACCAGCCCTATCGTATGCCGGAGCATTTAATACCGGTGAACGATTGATATTCAGTTCAGGGGCAATAGTAACGCGGGTAGAAATATAAAATGTTTGCGAATTGGAGTCTGACATGTTAAGCACCCCTGCGTTGCGCAATTCACCAATATAGCTTACCAAATAGCTACCCGGAGCATTATAGGTATGCTCGAAGTAGTAGACGTTGATTTGGGTACCAGGTGCTACTTGACGTAACGTCGTACGGGGGACCTTAAACCCACCAGGAGGGCAAGTACCATCTCCAAAAAATATGGTCACTTCCTTTTCATCAACCGATGAAGTGGCGTTGTCGGTGTAAAGCACCATCTTGAAAAAGATGCGCCGCGGGTTGCGAGCGCTGACAGGCAGCGTGGTGTCTGACTTCGCCTGTATGTCGCCGGCCCGGAGGTGGGAGGCCTGAGCAGTGGGCGTTACCCCTAAAGAAGCTAGTATACTAAGTACCAGCCCCACCAATAACCAACTAACGCGTCGAGGTAGCGGAAGCTTCATATTAAAGAGCGATTAAAGACAATTTATCGGAGAGCAGAAGGTCAGCAAAAATGCGCTGTTTACCTAACAAACAACGCGCGCGTGGTGTTACATATTCGCTATGAAGCTCTAACGGCCCCGCTGTCAGATTGATTCACGTCTTTTCTAAACGTCGGATGTCGATTGTTTCGTACTTGGTCGGCCCTTACCTTTGACCATATACAACCGACCTTTCTAAAATCACCAATAACTCCTATGAGTTGGATTACGAAGACGTTTACTAGTAGTATCGGCCGCAAGCTAATTGTGGCTATTACGGGCCTTTTTCTTTGCTCTTTCCTCGTTGTGCACTTGGTGGGTAACCTCCAGCTGTTTAAGGACGACGGTGGGGCAGCCTTTAATATCTACTCCCATTTTATGGGTACGAATCCTGTTATTAGGACCTTAGAGTGGGTACTAGTGCTGGGCTTTGGCTTCCATATTTATGAGTCGTATACCTTGGCTGTACGCAACCGCGCCGCCCGCAAAGTAGGCTACGTGGATAGCCGTCCTTCAGAAAACAGCCCGTGGTACTCGCGCAGCATGGCGCTGCTTGGTACTCTGATCCTAGTTTTCCTGATTGTCCACATGTACAACTTCTTCTATCGGGCCCGCTTCGGTGATCTGGATCCTGATATTAATAACAATGACGACCTATATACTTTGGTGGTCAGCTCTTTCAAACAGTGGTGGTATGTGTTGCTCTATGTGGCCGCGCAAGCAGCTTTATGCTATCACCTTATACACGGCTTCCGCAGCGCCTTTCAGACCTTGGGCCTGAATCATCGCAAGTACACGCCCATTATCCGCGTCATTGGTTATGTTTTCGCCATTGTCGTGTGTGCCGGGTTTGCGTCGATGCCGCTCTACTTCTACTTTTTTAAATAAGTCCTAACCTCGTATTACGATGAACCTGGATTCCAAAATTCCTGAGGGACCTCTCGCCGAAAAGTGGGAGAAGCACAAGTTTGGTGTGAAGCTTGTGAATCCCGCTAACAAGCGGAAATACGACGTAATTATTGTAGGCACAGGCTTGGCAGGCGCTTCTGCGGCCGCGTCGCTGGCAGAGTTGGGCTATAATGTAAAGGCATTTACTTACCACGATTCGCCCCGTCGCGCTCACTCTATCGCTGCGCAAGGTGGTATTAATGCTGCGAAGAACTATCAGAACGACGGCGACTCGGTGTTTCGCTTGTTCTACGACACTATTAAAGGAGGTGACTATCGTTCCCGTGAGGCAAACGTGTATCGCTTGGCTCAGGTATCGGTTAATATCATTGACCAATGCGTGGCGCAAGGTGTACCCTTCGCCCGCGAATACGGTGGCTTGTTGGCTAACCGCTCCTTCGGTGGCGCTCAGGTAAGCCGAACCTTCTACGCGCGGGGCCAAACCGGTCAGCAACTATTATTGGGTGCCTATTCTGCACTCAGCCGGCAAATTGCTTACGGCAAAGTAAAGATGTACACCCGCTCCGAAATGTTGGAGCTGGTAGTAGTAGATGGCAAAGCCCGCGGTATTGTAACGCGTAACCTGATTACCGGTGAAATAGAAACGCACGCGGCTCATGCCGTGGTGCTGGCTACGGGTGGTTACGGCAACGTATTCTATCTGAGCACAAACGCCAAATACTGCAACGTAACGGCACCGTGGCGTGCGCACAAGAAGGGAGCTTACTTCGCGAACCCTTGCTTCACTCAGATTCACCCTACTTGTATTCCTGTATCCGGCGATTACCAATCGAAGCTGACGCTGATGTCGGAGTCGTTGCGTAATGACGGCCGGGTTTGGGTGCCCAAGACCAAAGAAATGGCTGAGCGCCTCCGTGGGGGGCAAATTCGAGTAGCCGATATTCCCGAAGAAGAGCGTGACTACTTCCTGGAACGCAAGTATCCTTCCTTCGGTAACCTGGTACCCCGCGACGTAGCCTCGCGCAATGCCAAGCAAGCCTGCGACGAAGGTCGCGGTGTGGGCTCAACTGGCTTAGCCGTTTACCTCGACTTTGCCGACGCTATTAAGCGTGAAGGCGTTGATAAGGTGAGCCAGAAGTATGGTAACCTGTTTGCCATGTACGAGAAAATCACCGCCGAAAACCCGTACGAGCTGCCCATGCGCATTTACCCAGCAGTACACTACACGATGGGTGGCCTGTGGGTTGATTACAACCTGATGACGTCCATTCCAGGCTTGTACGCTACTGGCGAGTGTAACTTCTCTGACCACGGCGCTAACCGCTTGGGTGCTTCGGCTCTCATGCAAGGCTTGGCGGATGGCTACTTCGTAATCCCTTACACAATAGGCGATTACCTGGCACAAATGCCCCCCACCCCCGTTACCACACA
The window above is part of the Hymenobacter radiodurans genome. Proteins encoded here:
- a CDS encoding cytochrome P450: MSAISQPVAKKLPEVPRLQSLRNSITLAANPIPVLNGYLDTYGDTIVVYLGGIRRTVLTRDPGLVQHMLQKNHRNYPKSELSHGVARYLGHGLLTSEGSYWLQQRRLIQPGFHRQRISSLVTLMQAEINECLEPLERQLSQPGSYVEVAVHELMTTTAFRIIARSVFSNSLAEAQLHRMAELLTAIQAFYVRTVRQPYLRPWQHARGQFQHHDQLAAELRDIVRGYIRRRKQTSGPPPDDLLQMLLDARYEDNGEPMTEEQVLDEAAIILVAGHETSANALSWMWYLLAQHPQVVAKLRTEMTQVLGDRPATFADLPSLGYSLQVIQETMRLYPPAWILDRVAQEDDTYNGLELPKGTLISGYLYGIHHSAKLWDEPESFRPERFGPDQIRQQAPYAYIPFGGGPRLCIGNQFALTEMQLVLLEMLRRFDIEAVAQPPIDLLPMITLRPRQEIKVRFRRRQA
- a CDS encoding HAD family hydrolase, encoding MKAFIFDLNGTMIHDMEYHTRSWQSLLNNDLGGNFTWDEVKTQMYGKNQELLVRVFGPDKFTAAEMESLSLEKEKRYQEEYRPHLQLLPGLPEFLAAAHQRGIPMAIGSAAIPFNIDFVLDNLHIRHYFTAVVSAADVTLSKPHPETFLKAAEQLGAAPADCLVFEDVPKGVEAAKNAGMNAVVLTTTHEESEFADLHNVLHFAADFHDPFMQTLLD
- a CDS encoding polyprenyl synthetase family protein, which gives rise to MKGTLDVIQAPIAAEMEEFERKFRASMQTKVLLLDKIMGYIIKRKGKQLRPMFVFFTAKISGGDPLPEATFRGAALIELLHTATLVHDDVVDESNYRRGFFSINALWKNKIAVLVGDYLLSRGLQLALEHDDFDLLKIVNNAVRELSEGELLQIEKARRLDITEDVYFDIIRQKTASLIASCCAVGAASAGADKETIERARLFGEKVGMAFQIKDDLFDFGTDEIGKPVGIDIKEKKMTLPLIYSLQQVDWLTKRRVIFNVKNNDGRKDRVQAVIEFVKKTGGLEYAVQVMERYRDEALTILRTFPESPSRVSLEQLINYTIEREK
- a CDS encoding alpha/beta hydrolase family protein; protein product: MLLYLIGTKMPPSLSPTGVEFLLTCSRHSRPFAADARFLPDGQPKPVVVFVHGFKGFKDWGHFNVLADYFARQGFVFIKLNLSHNGIVPGGTGDLEDLEAFGNNNFSLELDDLGALLDSLYWHGEAPIPAPEMDLSRLFLVGHSRGGGLAMLKAAEDARVRAVAAWAPISDIDQRWSEEVMKRWQAEGVQYIDNTRTGQRMPLYYQLVEDFQANKERLDIPGNVREKLSQPLLILHGDEDETLPVTMAHNLKSWKPDAELVILPGAGHMFGGKHPWDEDQLPTLAQEVADRTIAFFQGIK
- the folK gene encoding 2-amino-4-hydroxy-6-hydroxymethyldihydropteridine diphosphokinase, translating into MASIQNHTAYLLLGSNLGDRAATLRAAVQQLNELAGTISSTSSLYETAAWGLEQQPAFLNQAVQLRTNLPPEVLLDVCLHVEQLAGRERRVRWDARTLDVDILLYDELVLDSSRLVVPHPALPQRRFALVPLAEIAATTVHPVFGQTVTELLAACTDVLPVTQYYTSEAN
- the fabD gene encoding ACP S-malonyltransferase, producing the protein MKAVIFPGQGSQFSGMGRDLYEQQPAVRQLFDQANNILGFRLTDIMFTGSDEDLRQTNVTQPAIFLHSVALAASLPELVPSMVAGHSLGEFSALVAAKVLKFEDALQLVAQRAQAMQAACEEQPGTMAAILGLDDDIVVRICQEISQKGDIVVAANFNCPGQLVISGTQQGITIACEQLKAAGAKRALPLSVGGAFHSPLMQSAEAALARAIETTPFAAGICPVYQNVDAAPHRDPNEIRENLVRQLTAPVRWTQLIQQMAQDGATEFVECGPGKVLQGLVKKIAPQVAASSAV
- a CDS encoding T9SS type B sorting domain-containing protein → MKLPLPRRVSWLLVGLVLSILASLGVTPTAQASHLRAGDIQAKSDTTLPVSARNPRRIFFKMVLYTDNATSSVDEKEVTIFFGDGTCPPGGFKVPRTTLRQVAPGTQINVYYFEHTYNAPGSYLVSYIGELRNAGVLNMSDSNSQTFYISTRVTIAPELNINRSPVLNAPAYDRAGVNQVWLHNPAASDADGDSLVFELRPSQQVAGGVPGTVDIDKCQPRPTVTNNYVFPHLTPPRGVQVPYLNDPGGGQSTFTQDRRTGQIVWNAPNRVGLYNFAFAVLEYRRTGTGPARLIGEVIRDMQILVEPTNNLRPTITIPQDLCVIAGTPITASVTATDPNNDKITLAAFGGIFPPATFVQNATGPPQASGTFRWTPQCTDVASDPYTVVFKADDIPPSGTVLIDEKAWRITVVGPPPQNLGVRGEGNTAILTWDRYTCSNASRILIYRKEGPSNFTPGPCETGIPASSGFVQVGSVPVGTDIFRDDRGGLGLERGKNYCYRIYAEFPRPKGGASIASAEVCLNLQGRSAVLTNVTVDRTDATNGAITVRWTKPFSQSGFLPPVGYRLLRSVGTGTPTVVFTTNNLDELSFVDTGINTLANTFTYRLEFFSNAVAGPGSAVLTETSTASSVRLEGTADVSNPNLNRITLNWTYTVPWNNALRPTTIYRRDPAPGSAFVPVGTVTGTATGGTFVDQGTTAQPLRKGQVYCYYVETNGTYSNPDIPDPLLNKSQEKCIALNTVPCPPVLTLVQTNCDSLAALPSFPAPNQVYSNKLRWTLGNTPADCSREIAYYRILYRETPEGPLVAIDSVTQQSYVDRLDRDRPNRPGKATFAGCYAIQAVDAVGNRSALSNIECKDNCLFFVLPNIFTPNADQRNDTFRPKVASPIRRTRFQAFNRWGVKVYESDQKPLIDWEGTSNATEGKAGVKLTEGVYYYIAEVEFADFNSTKRTYKGWVEITR
- a CDS encoding succinate dehydrogenase cytochrome b subunit; this translates as MSWITKTFTSSIGRKLIVAITGLFLCSFLVVHLVGNLQLFKDDGGAAFNIYSHFMGTNPVIRTLEWVLVLGFGFHIYESYTLAVRNRAARKVGYVDSRPSENSPWYSRSMALLGTLILVFLIVHMYNFFYRARFGDLDPDINNNDDLYTLVVSSFKQWWYVLLYVAAQAALCYHLIHGFRSAFQTLGLNHRKYTPIIRVIGYVFAIVVCAGFASMPLYFYFFK